The segment GAAGGGCATCAGCATCCTCGTGGTGGAAGATGACGACGACACGAGAGATTTATTGAAGGTTCTGCTGGAAACACAGGGCGCGGCCGTTACCACCACCGCTTCCGTCCAGGAAGCGCTCGCCGCCTACGATAATGCCCGGCCCCATGTCATCGTCGCCGATATCGGCATGCCGGATTACAACGGCTATACGCTGATCGGCCGTGTCCGCTCCCGGGACCGCGAGAAAG is part of the Terriglobia bacterium genome and harbors:
- a CDS encoding response regulator, which codes for KGISILVVEDDDDTRDLLKVLLETQGAAVTTTASVQEALAAYDNARPHVIVADIGMPDYNGYTLIGRVRSRDREKGKMVPAIALTAFTTAIDRDTVLSAGFQVHIPKPFEPGRLISVIADLAAKYK